The Glycine max cultivar Williams 82 chromosome 12, Glycine_max_v4.0, whole genome shotgun sequence genome window below encodes:
- the LOC100799553 gene encoding arp2/3 complex-activating protein rickA: MDNQRSPLLSWAYYFQGKSMEELRQSLIYTTLELEQTRDAVQEELKKRDEQLLNLKDLLSKTIRERDEAQEKCQRLLLEKLVFQQQQQQAAPVSGISSIEDEPRRGIDSNNGHSLSDCEESIVSSPVIDHLPQPQPQTQSMIELTPDKPLPEKGKLLQAVMKAGPLLQTLLLAGPLPQWRHPPPPLESFEIPPVTIPSPPPPPQPQPQLFHQDTFFNNTNGSSSTTTNCGRLSRKRVFCDGSDFITETKSQRLVLH; the protein is encoded by the exons atGGACAACCAGCGTAGCCCTCTTCTAAGCTGGGCTTACTACTTCCAGGGAAAG TCAATGGAGGAGCTGAGGCAGTCCCTGATATACACAACTCTGGAGCTAGAACAAACAAGGGATGCAGTGCAAGAAGAGCTAAAAAAGAGGGATGAACAACTACTCAACCTAAAGGACCTCCTAAGCAAAACcataagagagagagatgaaGCACAAGAGAAATGCCAGAGACTTCTCTTGGAGAAGCTAGttttccaacaacaacaacaacaagcagCTCCTGTGTCTGGAATTTCAAGCATCGAAGATGAGCCAAGAAGAGGAATTGACTCCAACAATGGCCACTCATTATCAGATTGTGAAGAGAGCATTGTTTCCTCTCCAGTCATTGACCATTTACCTCAACCTCAACCTCAAACACAATCAATGATTGAACTAACACCAGACAAACCATTACCAGAAAAGGGTAAGCTTTTGCAAGCAGTGATGAAAGCTGGTCCTCTCCTTCAGACCCTTCTCCTTGCAGGACCTCTTCCTCAATGGAGACACCCACCTCCACCACTTGAGTCCTTTGAAATCCCCCCTGTCACCATAccctcaccaccaccaccaccacaaccacaaccacaacTATTCCACCAAGACACCTTTTTTAACAACACTAACGGTAGCAGCAGTACCACAACCAACTGTGGAAGACTCAGTAGAAAAAGGGTCTTCTGTGATGGCTCTGATTTTATTACCGAGACCAAGTCCCAAAGGCTTGTACTTCACTGA